The Candidatus Hydrogenedentota bacterium DNA window CGCTGGACCCTTATTACGATGACGCAACCCGATCCACGGACACCGCGCAGACGCGAGGCAAGCTTCAGGTGCACGCGATGCCGTCGGACGATTTCGACACGTTTGCCGCGTCGAACGCGCACATTGTTGTTATCGAGGGTGTGCTGACCTTCTCCGAGAAGACCGCGGATACGCTCTTGGAGTACCTGAGAAACGGCGGGGCCGTGGTCTATTTCATCGGCGACGCCGCCGATGCCGCCAATCTAACCCTGATGCAGACACGGGCAGCCAATCAGTTGACCCTTCCCTTCACACCGGGGGCAGTCCGCGATTTTGGAGGCGGAGCAACGGAGCCGGATAGTCCTGCGTTGACCTTTGCGCAGGCGAATTTTGACGATCCCATGCTGAAACGTTTTCGTGACCTGCGCGAGCTTGCCGAGGTGCGCTTCACGCGCGCGCTGCAGACCGAACGGAGCAAGGGCAAAGGACAGGTACTCATACGCTTTAACGACGAGACCATCGCCATGGCCAAAGCTCCGTTAGGCGCGGGGACCATGCTTTTGTGCAACTTCTCCCTCGCGCGCAACGCGAGCGATTTTGCACGGCGGCCCCTGTTTGTGCCGTTCGTGCATGAATTGCTTCTGGGCATGCGTCCCCTCGCGGGTTCGGGTCGAGAGTCACACGTTGGACAAGCGGCTTCGGGCACTATCCCCATGCCCGCCACGGCGCAGTCGGTACGGTTTACCGGGCCGTCGGGCGTTGCGGAAAACGCGACCATCACTCGGAGCGAGACGGAAGCCGCCGTCATCATCACACAGACACGCGAACCCGGTTTCTACCGCGTATACGCGGGCGATAGGTGTATGGGGGCGATTCCCGTGAATATCGATCCGCGCGAAAGCAATCTGGAATCGTTGACCGAGGCCCAGTTGCTGGAATTGACACAGCGCAAGGACGGAGGCGTCGAAGTGGCCTCGGGAAGCGACGCATCGGCCATCATGAAGGCAATCGAAGGAAAACCGCTCTGGCACTACTTCCTGGTCGCGGCTTTGTGCGCGCTTGCATTGGAGCAAGGACTTCTCCTTGCGCTGAGGCGGTGACACGATGCAGGGCTTTTCCATACAACCTCCATTTCCAGCCGCCGCGATTCTCGGGCTTGGCGCGCTCGTGATCGGTCTCGTGGTGGTGGGCTATATGCGCGCCCCCGCCAAGGGATGGGCGCGGACGCTTCTGGCGATTGTGCGGATTGTCGCGGTGCTTGGTCTGACCATCGTGCTGTTGCGGCCCATGCGGCTGGCGCCCGACAAGCGAATCGACGAGAAGCCCGTATTCGCGGTGCTGGTGGATGCATCGCAAAGCATGTGCACGGAGGACATCGACGGCAAAGCGCGGTACCAGGCTGTGACCGACGCGCTTAAGCCCATGCAAGAGCAACTACAGCGAGGTTTTGCGGAGGAGTTCGACGTGAAGGCGTACATCTTCTCCAACGCGTTGACTCCGGCCTCGCTCGGGCAGTTGCTGAACATGCCGTCTCCAACCGGAAGTATCACCGACATCGGCACCGCGTTGACGGACTCCGCCAGCATCGCGGGGAGCCGAAAGCACGCCGGAGTGCTCCTCATTTCGGACGGACGCGAGAATTCGGGCAGCAGTGTGCAGCAAGCGGCCATGGCGCTGAAAGGGATGAAGGTGCCGGTGTGGACCGTGCCCGTTGGTAGCGTGACGCAAGCTAAAGACCTGTACGTGACGGCGCGCCTGTCGTCAAACTTCCTGTTTGTGAAGCAACCCGCGAAACTCAAAGCGGCCCTGTCGCACTCGGGCTACGAGAACTTGTACGCGACGGTCGAACTGTATCGCGAAGACGCGCTTGTCAATACGCAACAGGTGATGTTGAAAGCGAGTACAACCGACGTGGAATTTCCATTGCTGGAGGATCACGAAGGCGTATACCGGTATTGCGTGAAAGTGAAACCGCTTCCGGGCGAAGCAGACGTCAAGAACAACGAGCGCACGGTCTTTGCGCGCGTCGCCGACGAGAAGAACAAGGTGCTGATTGTGGAAGCGCGTCCCTATTGGGACACGAAGTTTCTGCTGCGGGCTTTGCAGAAAGATCCGAACCTCGAAGTGACGGCGGCGTTTTTGTTGAACCGCGAAAAGGTCTTTACCGTGGCGCAACAAGCCGCCAGCGATATCGCGGCAACCGCGCAGGTTACCTCGGGCGTAGCCATGCCGCGAACGCGCGAGGACCTCTTCAAATACGATTGCCTTGTGTTCGGACGCGGAGCCGATACGGCCTTCTCCGCCGAAGAGCTGAAACTGCTGAAGGACTACCTCACGATTCGCGGCGGCAGTGTGTTGTTTTCGCGCGGTAAGGCCTACGGATTCGAGAACATCGATTTGGCGGACCTGGAACCGGTCGAATGGTCGCAAGATGCGCTTCACAATGTGCGATTCGAGTTGACCGCGGACGGCAAGATCAATCCCACGTTTGCATTTGGCGCGGGACTGCCTGCGGACACGGTCATTCGCGAATTGCCTGCCATGGTCAGCGTGACGCGCGTGAAGGCCGAGAAATCACTTTCGGTAATCCTGGCGCGCAGCGCGGACAACACGAGCGGCGAATCGCTCGCCACGATTTCCTATCAGCGATACGGCAAAGGCAAAGTCATGACCGTCGGCTCGACGGGTCTGTGGCGGTGGGCGATGACGCCGCCGGAACTCGACAAATACGATGACGTGTTCGTGCGATTCTGGACGCAGATGATCCGCTGGCTTATTTCGGAATCGGATTTCTTGCCCGGGCAGGACATCTCGTTTCGCACGGACCAGTATTCGTACGCCTTGGGCGATCCGGTGCGATTCATCGTTGAGACCAAGTTTGTCGACACCGCGGCGTATCAGCCGCAAGCGGTTCTTACGCAGCCGAACGGCGAAACGGCCACGCTGACGTTCGAGCCCCTGCCCGACCGGGAAGGCTCGTTCGCGGTGACCTACCCTCCGAAAGACGAAGGCGAATACAGCGCCGAGTTGGCGCCGGGCCCTGCCAAAGATACGGTGCAGCGCGTCCGCTTCACGGTGTATTCGGATAGCGTCGAGAATCGCTTCGTGGCCGCGGACGAGGAACTCATGCGGCAAGTGGCTACCGTGACCGGCGGTGAAACATTGAAGCTGAATCAGCTTCCGGATTTGCCGGACAAGGTTCGCGCATTTGAACGATTGACGCGCATGGAGATAAAGCCCAAAGACGCCTGGGACACGCGGGCGATCTTCACCGTGTTGGTTTGCCTGCTGGCCTTCGAGTGGTTCGTGCGCAGGCGGGCGGGGCTGGTCTGATGAAATGGTATAGTAAGAGAGCACTTCAAAGCGGCGGTCACGCCGCGCGAGGCCGAGCATGGACAGCGAAGCACTGATACTGACGAAAGCGGTAGAAGGGTTCGCAGCCGCGCGGCGCCGGCAAGTGCTTAGGCTGGCGCTGGTTCGAGGAGTGTGGGCGGCCGGCGTGGCCATGCTTGCGCTGGTCTACGCGGATCTGCTCTTGCAGCTTTTGCCCGAAGCGCGGCTTTTCATGACTGCCACCGCCGGCGCCACGATCCTTGCTGTCGTATTCGCCGCGTACCGTTGGGCAACGCGCACGCCATCCGAGCAGCGCATGATCGCGCGAATCCTCGAAGTGCGCGACGACTCGCTTCAGAACGATCTGATCAATGCCATCGACTTCGAAGACGCCTTGAAGAAGGGCGTGACGCCAGACATTTCCAGCGATCTCATGCGCAAGGAAATCGACGTCGCGGCGCAGAAGCTCGGCTCCGTGACCGATCCGGCGGAAGCCTTGAAGCCGCCCGAATTAACGCGCGACTATTGGCGGCTCGCGAGCGTTCTTGTATTATGCCTGGCCTTAACCGCTTTCTTCCCGCGAGTCTTTGGCGCGATCATTCCGCGCTACCTCGACCCCTACGGCGACCATCCGCCCTATTGCGCAACAAACTTCGTAGTCGAACCCGCGGGCGGAACCATCGACTACGGCGAGGATTACACCGTACGCGTGACGACCTCGGGGCGCGACGTGGATAACGTCGATCTCGCCGTGGAAGACATGCAAGGGAATCTTATCTCGCGGCAGCCGATGCTCGACGGCGGCGAAGAAGGATTTACGAAGACCTTCGAGAACGTTCGCGACGACGTGCGTTACTACGCGGCGATCGAGCGAGGGCGAAGCAAGCGGTATGCCCTCACGCTCACCAAAAACCCGCGCTTCGATTCCGTCGTCGTATCGTACGAGTTTCCGCCGTACACGCATATTCAGCCGAAGACGCGCCTGCTCGGAACGCCCGCCGAAGTGAAGGCCTATGCAGGAACCAAGGTGACGCTGTCCGTGACGTCGAACAGGCCGTTGAAGGGCGGACCGTTGAACGTGTACGGCGAGGCATCGGAAATGACGCCGACTACGGACCCTAACACGGTGAGCGGCGCGTTCATGCTGAGCAAGGCCGGCGATTTCTCGGCCAAGCTGATCGACGTGGACGGACTCGAGAGTCGCGCCACGTACACCGGTGCGATAGCTGTTGTTCCCGACGAGAAACCGGAGATCGCCGTCGTATCGCCGGGGCACCATAGTTTCGCAACGCCGTCCGCAAAAGTTCCGTTGATCATTGAAGCGAAAGACGACCTCGGTATCGCGAAGGTTACGCTGTACCGCAACCTCAACGATATGCCGGATTCCTCCAAGATTCTGTTCACAAGCGATGGCGGTGAAGTTTTCGCCAATCCCATCGAGGTGTTGGACCTCGCTGATTTAGGCGTGCGCCCCGGCGACATCATCGATTACTACGTCACCGCAACGGATACGTTGCCGGACTCGCCTCAAACGGCGGCTTCTCCTTCCTATCGGCTCGCGATTATCTCGGACGATGACTACAAGGAGTTCATGCAATCGCAGACGACGGCGCAGGAACTCAAAGATAAGTACGACGCGCTGTTGAATGAGTTGGACGAAATCAAAAGCGCTCAGCAGGCCCTCGCCGAAAAGACAAAGGCATTGGAGGAGAAACTGGCGCGGGAAGGTTCCTTGTCTGCCGACGAGCAAAAGGAATTGCAGGAGGCGCAGGCCGAACAGGCCAAGTTGAAAGAGCGCGCCGACGCCCTCGCTCAGAAGATGAAGGACGAAGCCGCTGCGCCTCCCATATTCGACATCGAGAAGGACTACAAGAAAGCTCTCGCGGATATGGCGGAGCGTGTCGCGCGCGCCGGCGAGATGATGCAATCGAGTCAGGAGAACATGCAGAAGGCGGAAGCCGCGCAGGATGCGGCGCAACGGGCGGGCGCGTTGCAGCAGTCGCAAGGAAATCAGCAAGAGGCGCTGAAGGAATTGGGAGAGACCTCTCAGGAATATCGCGACCAGATACAAAAGGCGAACGAAGAATTGGCGAAGGTTTACGACCTGATGGCCGACGTGGAGGTGTTCAAGCAGTTGTTTGCCGCACAACAGGATGTGGAACGGCAAGCGCGTTCGTTGAAGAGCATAACCACGCCCACCTTGGATGAGCAGATTAGACTCAAGGAACTCGCGGACCTTCAGGACCAGATACGGCAAGGATTGGAGCAGCTCTCCAAGGATCTTCGGACGCACGCGGCGAATGTCGAGAAGGACTACCCAAAGGTCGCGCAGGATGCGCGAGATATCGCAGACGAGATGGAGCAGCGGAAAATCGCCGGTCTGATGAAGGATGCGATGGACCGCATGACCGCGGGTGATGCGCCGCAGGGACACGGCAACGCGCAACGAGCCGTGGAAGAGATGAAGGCGATGGTGAAGTTCGCTCAAATGGGACAAGGAGCAGGCTCGGCCTGCGAATTCCGGTTGCGCATTATGATGGGAATGAATCCCGGCGGGACGATGGGGCAGTTGGGCAAGAGTCTCGGTTCGATGATGGGGCAAGGCCTCGGCATGGGGGCGGGCGGTCAAGGCGGCATGTCGGCCAGTTCGGCGCAGTTCAATGTCTACGGCTCCGAATCGCCCAACGGCAAGCCCGATAAAGAAAATCCCGCGGGTTCGCGCCGTATGCACGATGCGCAGGCGGACCCGGTGGCGCCCGAATCGCTTGCGGGCAGCATCGAAGAAGCACCCATTCCCAAGAGTTACGAACTCGATTCCGAATCGGGCGGCGCGGAACGCTTCATGGATTCGTATCGCTCGCTTATCGAAGCGTACTTCCGGCGCGCCGCCGAGGAGAAATGACATGCGAACAGCGAACAGGATATGGCAAAGCGCGGTTTGGGCTTTCTGCGTAGGGGCCTTGTTGATGGGAGTGGCCGGGGATCCTCCCCCGAATCCCGTACCCCAAGATAATGCCGTGCTTTCCCCTGGGAAAGAAGACTTGGTGCGCTGCGCCAATCTCGTGTATGCGGGCTCGAAGAGTTCAGTGTGCTTCAGTGACAAGTTCATGACCGAGGTTAAGCGGAACACCTTTGTTGAGGTGGACAGTTCGTTTACCCCGGTACGCCTGGCGAAGGAAGACCTGTTCGATTTCCCGTTCGCGATCATGACCGGCGAGGGAACCTTCTCGTTACTGGAACAAGAACGCCAGAACTTGCAGGCCTACTTGAAGCGAGGCGGATTTCTGCTGGCTTCGGCGGGTTGTTCGTCGCGTGAATGGGACCAATCGTTCCGGCGCGAGTTCAAGAAGATTTTTCCGGAGTGCAAGCTTCAGACGATTCCGATCACCCATCCCATTTACCAGACGGTGTATGCGATCAAGCGAGTTAACCTGAAAAACGGAGGCACAACGCTGCTGGAAGGTCTGGAGCTGGACGGGCGGATCGTCCTCGTCTATTCGTCGGAAGGTTTGAACGATACCGGGAGTGTATCCGGTTGTTGTTGCTGCGGCGGCAATGAGGTCAAGAACTCCAAGGACGTGAACACGAATATTTTTACGTACGCATTGACGCATTGAGCTGGCGCCGCAGGGAGACGTTTGCATGAAGAAATGGGTTGTACTCATAGCGCTCACGCTGTCCATCGCGGGCGGCGCCGCCTACCTTGGGCTGGGTGGCGTCTTCGGGCGCGCGCGGACCCCCGTTGCGCCTCCCGTGGCGTTGACGCTCTTCTACACGTGCGACACGCGAGGTCATATCAATCCGTGCAATTGCGAGGCGGGAGTTGCCGGTGGACTTGCCCGGCGCGCCACCTTCGTCAATCAGCGCCGCACACCGCTTTCGCTGTTGGTCGATGCCGGGGACGTGACCTCCGGTCCACGCGAGTGGGAGTTGCTGGAACTGGACTACCTGCTCAAGGGTTATGGAATTCTCAAGTACGACGCAGTAAATGTGGGCGCGCGGGAGGCGTCCATTGCGCTGACCGAACTCAAGAAGATCGCGGCCACGTATCCGTTCTTGGTTTCCGCGAATATCCACGATGGTTCCGGTACGTTGGTGTTCCCGCCGTATCGAGTTGTCGACCTGCCGGAAGGATTTCGCGTGGGTATCCTTGGCGCGCTGGACGAAAAGACGCCAGCCGACGAACTGGGCGCGGGTGTACGTGTTCTTCCGATGCGAGACGCTATCACGCGATACCTGCCGAAGCTGCGGAAGCAAGTCGATTTCGTCGTACTGCTCGCGTTCACGGATGAACAGACCTTGCGCGCGTTGGCCGAGGAGTTCTTCGAAATCGATGTGATTGTCGGCGGAAAAGTGGAGCAACCCTCGGGGACGCCGCTTGAAGTGAACCGATCCACCATTGCGTACATCACCGACAAAGGCAAATCGGTGGGCGAACTGGAATTGAGCTTTGTGGGCGGGCAAAAGGTCGTGACCAAGAACGAAGTCACGATGCTGATGGAAGACGTGAAAGACGATCCCGCCATTGCCGATCTTATTAAAGAGCTTACGAACGAACAGGTGAAGCGCAACTATCCAACGGAGAAGGACGATGAAGAGGGCCTCTCGACCATTGCGCCCGCTGCGTAGTTTTCTGCGCGTGCTTCCGGCACTGGCGTTGCTTTGGACCTCTGCGGGCGATGCGGCGGCGGCCGAGGCCGCGATTACGTGGCAACCGACCTACGAGAAGGCAGTTGAGGAGTCGTTTGTGCAACAGAAGCCGCTGCTGCTGGATTTCACGGCGGAGTGGTGCGGCTGGTGCAAGAAGATGGATGAGGAAGTGTACGCGACGCCCGAGGTATCGGGGATTCTAAAAGACTTCGTCTGTGTGAAGGTGGATATCGAACAGAATCCCGCCGTTGCGCTGGCCTATGAAGTGCAATCCATACCGCGCACGATCATCCTTAGCGCGGATAAACGGATCATATCGGACCAGATGGGGTTCTATACGGCCGATGTATTCGCGGAATTCCTGAAAGAGGCAAAAGACTGGAAGCCGGGTTTAGAACTGCCTCCATCGGCGCCTGAGATTGCCGCAGCGCGCATTGAAGAAACCGTACCCGACACGGTAGACACCCCTGATGCAGCCGCGAAGCTTCTGAGACTGCTGGCGAGTCAGGACGTGGATCTGCGCGCAAAAGCAGAGGCGGCAGTTGTGAAGGCGCTTCCGCAGATGCTGCCAACTTTGGTGAAGGCATTGTCCAGCGAAGTCCTGGCGGAACGCATCGCCGCGCTTGAGGCGCTGCGCAAGAATGGCACGGACGTAGCTCCCTTCGATCCGTGGGCGTCGCGTCCGGAGCGCGACGAAGCCGTGAAGCCATGGCTTGCGTGGCTGGCGCAACAGCCCGCGGTCACTTTGGAAACACCGCAGACACAGACTCCGTGAAAAGGACAACGCCGGTAGTCCATTCATTGACTACCGGCGCTGCCGCTACGAAATCGCCCAGGCCTTCACATTACCGCACTCTTGCGGCCAAAAGACGATCAACTCATTGAAATCATGCGCACGCCAACTGCGCGTCCTTACGCCCGTCCGTGCCGATGGCCTTCAGGTCAAAGGTCTGCTGGAGGATCTTCAACACGTTCGGCGACACGAAGGCCGGAAGCGCGGGCCCGAGCGCGATGCCCTTCACACCGAGGTGCAGCAGGGTAAGCAGCACGGCGACGGCCTTCTGTTCGAACCACGAAATCACCAGAGTCAGCGGCAGATCGTTGACACCGCACTGGAAGGCATTCGCCAGCGCCAAGGCGACCTGCACCGCGCCGTACGCGTCGTTGCATTGACCCATGTCGAGCAACCGAGGAAGACCCGCAACGGTGCCGTAGTCATGTTCGCGAATGCGGAACTTGCCGCAACCGAGGGTGAGGATGATGGACTCCTGCGGCAAGCCTTCCGCGTACTGGGCGAAGTAGTTGCGGCCAGGTTCCGCGCCATCGCATCCGCCGATAACGAAGAAGTGTTTGATCTGGCCCGATTTGACGGCTTCGACGACCTTGTCGGCGAGGCTCAGGATGACGCTGTAGTGGAAGCCGATGGTGGCTTTCTTGGTTGCGGTGGGCTTCAGCGAACCGATTTCCTGCGCCCGCTTGATCACGGCGGAGAAATCGTTGTCCTTGATGCGCTTCGCGCCCGGAACGGCGGTCACACGCGTGGTGAAGAACTTGTCGAGGTACGTGTTCACCGGACTCGGAATCAACACGCAATTCGTCGTGGCCAGGATCGGTCCACCGAACGCCTCGAACTCCATGCGCTGCTTCTGCCACGCGCCGCCGAAATGGCCAACGAGATGCGGATAGGCGCGGAGCTTAGGATACGAATGTGCTGGCAGCATCTCGCCGTGCGTATAGACTTTGACGCCGGTTCCGGCCGTCTGATCGAGAAGGTCTTTAAGGTCGACCATGTCGTGACCGGTCACCAGGATCCCCGGGCCGTCCTGGATGCCTTCAGTCACTTCCACGGGCGTTGGCACGCCGAACTTCTCAATGTGCCCGTCATTAAGCATCTGCATGGTTTTGAGATTCATGCGACCGCATTCAAGCACGAGTTCGAGCAGACTTTCGATGTCGAAATTTACGTTTGTCACCGTTGCGAAGAGAGCTTCTTCGACGAAGGCGTCAATCTCGGAATCGACCTTGCCAAGACGGCGCGCATGATGCTTGTACGCGCACATGCCCTTCAAACCGTAAAGCAAAATCTTCTGCAGAGACTCCATATCCGGGTTCTTGCCGCAAAGCCCCGATTCCGTACAGGCAACTCCGTTTTCCGTTTGTTCACATTGGTCGCAGTGCATGAGGCTCATACGTAGTCTTCCTTTCGACGGAGTGTTCCCGAATCCGTAGCGGGCGTTCGAAACCTGCCCGCAGGGATCTCAGGCTGTTTTTGCTTATCCGCGCGCCACTCATGGCTTCACGGGTTCCTTTTTTTTGTGCTGGACTGGCGCGCCCGAATCGATGCACGACATCTTGCAGCGCACCAGTCCACGCAGGGGGGGAGATGGAAGCGTTTTTTTCTCGATATCTTCAACGGTCCATCGGCCCAACGTGCCGATGATCGCTTGGTGCAATTCCAGCATGGCCGCGTGAAACGCGCATACGACCTTGGAGCTCGCGCCGTCTTGGCAGTAATCGCCGAGAATTCGGCCTTGGCACGCTTCCACAACCTCCAGCAACGTGATCTGGCTGGTCGGACGGCTGAGGCTCACTCCCCCGTGCACACCCCGGTGCGCCAGGAGGAGATTCGCCTTCACGAGGAGCCCCGTGACCTTGGCCATATATGTGGGCGATGCCTTGAGATGAGCAGCCAATTCGCGAGGGGATACCGGTGTGATATCGTTCCGCCTGCTCAGGATGATGAGGGTCTGTACGGCGATCTCAGAAGTCTTCGTCAACATGGGGTGTCTCCAAAGTCTGACAAAGTGTATCCTATTTATACGAAAAATTCAAGCCCCTTCTTTTTTGGGGCCATTGAGCCTAAAAGACGATCTCGCCGAAAGCCTTTGTGCCACGCGGCAATTCTATAATCTTGACCAGCTTTCCCCCGAAAAATCAGATTGAAAACGCATCTCAGCCCCCCGCGCGCATCGGGACTCTGCGGCCCTCGAAGAGCGGCTTGCTTAAGGCGTCGGCAGGAGAAATTGCAGCCCCCTGAGCAAGGGCGTTGACAAACTCTTCTATCTCTGATAACCTATATCTGCTTTGTATGAAATTGCCGCGCGGTACAGTTCGCCACTCCGATGTGTTGAGCCGATCTCTTGAGAGATTGCTGATGCACTCGGACAAGAGGACGCTTCGGGAGTGACCGAAGTAATCTGGTGGGTCCTTCGAGGCGACGGGCTGAGGCGGGGCAAAAATCGGACCGCGGCGAGATTCCCGAAATACGGGACCGCCAAGGGGGTAGACATGCTACTGTCCGAGTCCGGGTCCGGCGGGAGGAGGATCATAGAACCGGGGGGCCGTCGAGGCGTCAATACGCTCGCGGCGGCGGAAAACCCCTTCCGGCGCGTGATGCGCCGCGCGCTCCCGTTCGCGGCGATGAGCGCCGTCCTCCTCATTGCAACTTCCTGTGATTCGCCAACGCCGGGAGTCGAAGCCGCGAGTCTCTTCGAACGAAAGGTTGAAGGCAATCTGTTCGACACGACCCCCGTTCGCGGCGAACTTCGTCCATTGCGCCATCGGCGCAGCGGTTTCGAATACCGTTGCAGCGAGTGCCACACGTCCATTCAAAGCCCTCGCCATCAAAACGAATTCTTGGGCGAACACCGGAATATCGTGCTTGACCACGGGGCCAATCTCTATTGCGTGAACTGCCATCACCCGGTCAATCGAAACGCTTACGTCGATCACGACGGAAGCGAAATCTCATCGACTACACCCGCTCTCCTGTGCCGCAAATGCCACGGTCCCACCTATCGCGAGTGGGAACTCGGCATTCATGGACGCCAGAACGGCTACTGGGACAAAGAAAAGGGGGAAAGGACAAAGCTGCTCTGCATTCAGTGCCACGACCCCCACAGTCCGCGCTTCAAAGCCATGAAACCGGAACCGGCCCCCGCGCGGACTCGGTTCGACCGTAAGGGCGAGGAGTCTCACTCATGACAGAAGAACCTCGAGAGGAAAGCAAGGAAATGAGCCCCAAGGGAATCGAAGTCCCTCGGCGCAATTTCCTCAAGGCCGGCTTCGGAACCATGGCGGCCATAGCCGCACTCGCGGGAGTCTCTGCCCCCTTGGCCTCCCTGACGAAAGGCTTCACCAGTGTCGACGCGTTTCTGCAGCAACACTACAAACGGCTAACTTCGGACGACCTTGACCAGATCCTGCGCCGTCTGGAAGCAGAGATCGCCCGCGACTATGGAGCGCGGGTTCATGTGAACGATGTTCGCCCCATGGATGGCGTCGAATACGGGTATGCGCTCAATCTGAGCCGCTGCAACGGTTCCCGCCGCTGCGTGGAAGCGTGCGTCAAAGAAAACAACCAGACCCGGGACCCGCAGATGCAGTACATCAAGGTCCTGGAAATGTCGAATGGTTCGCTCGACGTCGAGAAGTCCGACCACTACTACGATGTACCCGAAGTCCCCCGCGAAGGGAAATACTACTTGCCCGTACAGTGCCACCAGTGCAAGAACCCGCCCTGCACGAAAGTCTGTCCCGTACAAGCGACATGGACGGAGCCCGACGGCATCACTGTGATCGATTACAACTGGTGCATCGGGTGCCGGTACTGCATGGCCGCGTGCCCTTACGAGGCGCGCCGCTTCAATTTCAGTAAACCTGAGATTCCCGCCGAAGAGATCAACCCGGACATGGCCTATCTGGGCAACCGCATTCGGCCCGCCGGCGTGGTTGAGAAATGCACGTTCTGCATTCATCGGACACGCCGAGGCAGGTACCCCGCCTGCATGGAGGCATGCCCAACAGGAGCGCGCATCTTTGGCAACTTGCTCGACCCCAACAGCGAGATCAACTACATCCTGAAGAATAAGCGCGTGTACATCCTTAAAGAAGAGGCAGGGACCATTCCCCGCTTCTACTACTACTTCGATGTATAGGGAACGCCGATGAGACTACTTAGAAGCTACGTGGCCTTTCTGTTGCGAGCGACTCTATTGAGTTTTACGGGCTCGTGGCGCTTCTACGCGTGGATGACCGTGCTAACCCTGATAGCGGCGGCGGGCGCCTTCGCCTACGCGCGCCAACTCGAACAAGGGTTGGCAATCACCGGCATGACAGACCAGGTCTCCTGGGGCGCGTACATCGCCAACTTCACATATCTCGTAGGCGTGGCCGCGGCCGCGGTCATGCTCGTGATTCCCGCATACATCTACCGGAACAAAGACATGCACGACGTGGTCTTGTTCGGCGAGCTGCTCGCTATCGCGGCCATCATTATGAGTCTGCTCTTCGTCGTCGTAGACCTCGGACGTCCCGATCGGTTCTGGCACCTGATTCCGCGGCTAGGTGTCTTCAACTTCCCCGGCTCCATGCTCTCCTGGGACGTGATCGTTCTGAACGGATACCTGGCGCTGAATCTTCACATCTGCGGGTATCTTCTGTTCATGAAGTACATGAACCGCAAACCCACCCTTGCCTTCTACATGCCGTTTGTGGTCGTCGCAATCGCATGGGCGGTTAGCATCCACACGGTAACGGCCTTCCTCTACGTCGGCCTTGTAGGACGGCCCTTCTGGAACACGGCGATCGTTGCTCCGCGTTTCCTGGGTTCGGCCTTCACGGCAGGTCCGGGAATTCTCATTATCGCCTTCCAGGTTATTCGCCGCCTGACCCATTACGAAATCAGCGATCGGGCGATTCACATGCTGCGCAACATCGTGACGGTGTCGCTGCTGGTCAACCTCTTCCTGTTGGCTTGCGAAGCGTTCAAGGAATTCTACTCCGCCTCCCTGCACAACAGTTCCGCGCGCTACCTGTTCTTCGGACTGCACGGCCACGATGCGCTGGTGCCATGGATCTGGGCGGCAA harbors:
- a CDS encoding Rrf2 family transcriptional regulator, which translates into the protein MLTKTSEIAVQTLIILSRRNDITPVSPRELAAHLKASPTYMAKVTGLLVKANLLLAHRGVHGGVSLSRPTSQITLLEVVEACQGRILGDYCQDGASSKVVCAFHAAMLELHQAIIGTLGRWTVEDIEKKTLPSPPLRGLVRCKMSCIDSGAPVQHKKKEPVKP
- the hcp gene encoding hydroxylamine reductase; amino-acid sequence: MHCDQCEQTENGVACTESGLCGKNPDMESLQKILLYGLKGMCAYKHHARRLGKVDSEIDAFVEEALFATVTNVNFDIESLLELVLECGRMNLKTMQMLNDGHIEKFGVPTPVEVTEGIQDGPGILVTGHDMVDLKDLLDQTAGTGVKVYTHGEMLPAHSYPKLRAYPHLVGHFGGAWQKQRMEFEAFGGPILATTNCVLIPSPVNTYLDKFFTTRVTAVPGAKRIKDNDFSAVIKRAQEIGSLKPTATKKATIGFHYSVILSLADKVVEAVKSGQIKHFFVIGGCDGAEPGRNYFAQYAEGLPQESIILTLGCGKFRIREHDYGTVAGLPRLLDMGQCNDAYGAVQVALALANAFQCGVNDLPLTLVISWFEQKAVAVLLTLLHLGVKGIALGPALPAFVSPNVLKILQQTFDLKAIGTDGRKDAQLACA
- a CDS encoding 4Fe-4S dicluster domain-containing protein; its protein translation is MTEEPREESKEMSPKGIEVPRRNFLKAGFGTMAAIAALAGVSAPLASLTKGFTSVDAFLQQHYKRLTSDDLDQILRRLEAEIARDYGARVHVNDVRPMDGVEYGYALNLSRCNGSRRCVEACVKENNQTRDPQMQYIKVLEMSNGSLDVEKSDHYYDVPEVPREGKYYLPVQCHQCKNPPCTKVCPVQATWTEPDGITVIDYNWCIGCRYCMAACPYEARRFNFSKPEIPAEEINPDMAYLGNRIRPAGVVEKCTFCIHRTRRGRYPACMEACPTGARIFGNLLDPNSEINYILKNKRVYILKEEAGTIPRFYYYFDV
- the nrfD gene encoding polysulfide reductase NrfD — protein: MRLLRSYVAFLLRATLLSFTGSWRFYAWMTVLTLIAAAGAFAYARQLEQGLAITGMTDQVSWGAYIANFTYLVGVAAAAVMLVIPAYIYRNKDMHDVVLFGELLAIAAIIMSLLFVVVDLGRPDRFWHLIPRLGVFNFPGSMLSWDVIVLNGYLALNLHICGYLLFMKYMNRKPTLAFYMPFVVVAIAWAVSIHTVTAFLYVGLVGRPFWNTAIVAPRFLGSAFTAGPGILIIAFQVIRRLTHYEISDRAIHMLRNIVTVSLLVNLFLLACEAFKEFYSASLHNSSARYLFFGLHGHDALVPWIWAAIGMELVAAVVLIVPPLARRISFLNVACVLSIVGIWIEKGMGLIVPGFVPTPLGNIVEYAPSLNEAMVCVGIWAFGLLLFSWMLHIAIPIMSGEFRHETAETRA